Proteins encoded within one genomic window of Carassius carassius chromosome 22, fCarCar2.1, whole genome shotgun sequence:
- the LOC132098526 gene encoding uncharacterized protein LOC132098526 yields the protein MEAMRSMKDRGGKMSGGKGLQLHDVLCGISGEHLEAFRGFLDKVEQIQPQAGVWAPKGRSRQQKLYPGSGLFLSSTNLAAIHATAKKDCLCLFRLLFDEFFTAEECQNAVAFGKHGKVPDGKRVLDKFKVNAILTYVMRCSTLDGWTPVEKRNAASGPQHYKYRMGHTETFVEAAIRVPVEDGSMEETVEDTREETVENPLETGKKRGLSLVHMG from the exons ATGGAAGCCATGCGAAGCATGAAAGACAGAGGTGGAAAAATGAGTGGAGGAAAAGGCCTGCAACTGCATGATGTGCTGTGTGGTATAA GTGGTGAGCACCTCGAGGCTTTCAGAGGTTTTCTGGACAAAGTGGAACAGATCCAACCTCAGGCTGGTGTTTGGGCTCCAAAAGGCAGATCTCGGCAGCAGAAGCTATATCCAGGAAGTGGCCTCTTCTTGTCCTCAACTAACCTGGCTGCAATCCATGCAACCGCAAAGAAGGACTGCCTTTGCTTGTTCCGTCTTCTTTTTGATGAATTCTTTACTGCAGAGGAGTGCCAGAATGCTGTGGCATTTGGGAAACACGGAAAGGTGCCAGATGGGAAGAGAGTCCTGGATAAGTTCAAAGTCAATGCAATTCTAA CTTACGTCATGCGCTGTAGTACACTGGATGGTTGGACACCGGTTGAGAAAAGAAATGCCGCATCAGGGCCACAACACTATAAATATCGGATGGGGCACACAGAGACATTTG TGGAGGCGGCAATTAGGGTGCCAGTAGAGGATGGGTCCATGGAAGAGACTGTGGAGGACACCAGAGAGGAAACAGTGGAGAACCCACTGGAAACAGGGAAAAAGAGAgggttaagcctggttcacatgggatga